One genomic region from Rosa rugosa chromosome 1, drRosRugo1.1, whole genome shotgun sequence encodes:
- the LOC133727277 gene encoding UPF0481 protein At3g47200-like, translated as MANGGKDHSVIMIGAGKTEWQLHPSAGNEACCIFRVPQCLAEIHPKTYQPHVVSIGPYHYGKPHLQMMQEHKQRYLGDLLARTASTGPKLDEYLQAVESREKDIRDCYSENIKFGSGDLVEIMVLDGLFIIELFCKEFKGLVSQPQSHGDDPIFNLAWVKPNLIRDLLRLENQIPFFVLQILFDKSKALRNDSQLSLSKLALQFISYAVERPEKVLNQQFEAKNLLDLVRLSFAPQPLDHPSHPPPDKKLKNTPSLLLSISPARTPLKGIKSNAWEAVKKLLAGIKWKTQKADTVQSEETPLEGESVQLIKSARKLYKSGIKFKTVAGRSSLDIKFRNGVLKIPNILLDDLRADLFLNFVAFEQHRYFLCPSRHITSYAAFMSCLIRTPEDATFLRDKDIIDNYLGTDEEVANFFRTLGKDVTFDIDESYLCKLFKDVNKYQRNVLHVTWGEFKFKYFDSPWSFVSALAAVIVLLLTVLQTFYTVYEYSHPQQSG; from the coding sequence ATGGCGAATGGAGGAAAAGATCATTCTGTCATTATGATTGGAGCAGGGAAAACAGAGTGGCAACTTCACCCATCAGCTGGAAACGAGGCTTGTTGCATCTTCAGAGTTCCCCAATGCCTTGCGGAAATACACCCCAAGACCTACCAGCCTCACGTAGTCTCCATCGGCCCTTACCACTATGGAAAACCACATCTGCAGATGATGCAGGAGCACAAACAGAGATATCTTGGCGATCTGCTTGCTCGAACAGCATCAACTGGCCCGAAACTTGATGAGTACCTGCAGGCTGTTGAATCAAGGGAAAAAGATATAAGAGATTGCTATTCGGAGAACATCAAGTTTGGCAGCGGCGATCTAGTTGAGATAATGGTGCTAGACGGTCTCTTCATTATCGAACTCTTCTGCAAAGAATTCAAAGGACTAGTATCACAACCACAGAGTCATGGTGACGATCCGATTTTTAACTTGGCATGGGTGAAGCCTAATCTCATACGAGATCTCCTCCGGTTGGAGAACCaaattcctttctttgttcttcaaatcTTGTTTGATAAATCAAAAGCTTTGAGAAACGATAGTCAATTGTCTCTTTCCAAGCTCGCTTTGCAATTCATCAGTTACGCAGTAGAAAGACCGGAAAAGGTCTTAAACCAGCAATTTGAAGCCAAAAATTTGCTTGATTTAGTGCGATTGAGTTTTGCACCTCAACCTCTTGATCATCCATCTCATCCACCTCCAGACAAGAAGCTGAAAAACACTCCTTCCTTACTCCTATCAATCTCACCTGCAAGAACACCTCTGAAAGGCATCAAGTCGAACGCATGGGAGGCGGTGAAAAAGTTACTAGCAGGAATTAAATGGAAGACACAGAAGGCAGACACTGTCCAATCAGAAGAAACACCTCTCGAAGGCGAGTCAGTTCAATTGATTAAATCAGCAAGAAAGCTCTATAAGTCTGGAATTAAGTTCAAGACCGTGGCGGGAAGGAGCTCCTTGGACATCAAATTTCGCAATGGAGTACTCAAAATCCCAAACATATTACTAGATGATCTTCGTGCCGATTTATTTCTAAATTTTGTTGCATTTGAACAGCACCGATACTTCCTTTGCCCATCAAGGCACATAACCAGTTATGCAGCATTCATGAGTTGCCTCATCCGCACACCTGAGGACGCAACATTTCTCCGCGATAAAGACATTATTGACAACTATCTTGGAACCGACGAGGAAGTTGCCAATTTCTTTAGAACCTTAGGTAAAGATGTGACTTTTGATATTGATGAGAGCTATCTATGCAAGTTGTTCAAAGATGTGAACAAGTACCAGAGAAATGTTTTGCACGTGACATGGGGAGAGTTCAAATTCAAGTACTTTGATTCCCCCTGGTCTTTCGTATCTGCTTTAGCTGCTGTCATAGTTCTACTGCTTACCGTACTTCAGACCTTCTATACTGTTTATGAGTATTCCCATCCACAACAGTCTGGCTGA